A DNA window from Paraburkholderia sp. IMGN_8 contains the following coding sequences:
- a CDS encoding PAS domain S-box protein, protein MQHDARVPCILAAAIALVVFLLDALMPHDNAIAVLYVVVVLLVASTGSRPAAILTAWSCVALTLIAFVMSHHGHYPSGAIERCVVSLLAIATTSVLALRNQKNTATLQEQLQLLDLTHDAIVVYDMNDLITFWNHGAEELYGWTAHQAIGQPIHELTQTHSSVSLDEIRSELLRSGRWQGEIQRVRNDGATVIISSRLALWRDAKGKPRAVLATNNDITVRKQMEVELQRQQDELRATIDAIPGMVWSSSSDGRLTFINRRWNELGVTLAENGGDILRSIVHPDDHPAAQHAWHEAIATGAPFDNVLRIRRSDGVYRWMHIGAEPLRDNAGNILRWYGVNTDIEELKQAKQALERSEAFLSDAQRLSRTGSIATKLPDGDMWWSDETYRIFDYSQDVTPTIDLILARTHPDDIALVRQAYERSVAGEPVIDVEHRLAMPDGSVKYVHYVARLVAPQSADTEYVGALMDVTERQVAQEALDRSAAELAHVTRVTMLGELAASIAHEVTQPLAAIVTCGDAALRWQNRPQPDLTEVGQSINQMIRDAKRASDVIRQIRSMAQKRDPSQAILDLNAVVKESIELVRRELDGHRVEVDADYACPSPQVCADRVQLQQVVINLVMNGMQAMSGITGRPRKLRIRTHRFDARHAQVIIEDSGTGISEENAGRLFNAFFTTKAEGMGMGLSICRSIVEAHGGRIWAESQEGRGAVLQFILPLDEGTCHEQ, encoded by the coding sequence ATGCAGCATGACGCGCGCGTGCCGTGCATTCTCGCGGCCGCCATCGCGCTGGTCGTATTCCTGCTCGACGCGCTCATGCCGCACGATAACGCGATTGCAGTGTTGTATGTGGTCGTGGTTTTGCTCGTCGCATCGACAGGGTCGCGGCCTGCTGCGATCCTCACCGCATGGAGCTGCGTGGCGCTCACGTTGATCGCGTTTGTGATGTCGCATCACGGGCACTACCCGAGCGGCGCGATTGAGCGATGTGTCGTCAGCCTGCTCGCCATCGCCACGACGTCGGTGCTGGCGTTGCGCAATCAGAAGAACACCGCGACGCTGCAAGAGCAACTGCAGTTGCTCGATCTGACGCATGACGCAATCGTCGTGTACGACATGAACGATCTGATCACGTTCTGGAATCACGGCGCGGAAGAACTCTACGGATGGACCGCACACCAGGCGATCGGCCAGCCGATTCATGAGTTGACGCAAACCCACTCGTCAGTCTCACTCGACGAGATTCGCAGTGAGCTGTTGCGTTCGGGGCGCTGGCAAGGCGAAATACAGCGCGTGCGCAATGACGGCGCCACCGTCATCATTTCGAGCCGCTTGGCGTTGTGGCGCGATGCGAAGGGCAAGCCGCGCGCCGTGCTCGCGACCAACAACGACATCACCGTTCGCAAGCAGATGGAAGTGGAATTGCAGCGGCAGCAGGACGAATTGCGCGCGACCATCGATGCAATTCCTGGCATGGTCTGGAGTTCGTCGAGCGACGGGCGCCTGACCTTCATCAACCGGCGCTGGAACGAACTGGGCGTAACGCTTGCCGAAAATGGTGGCGATATCTTGCGCTCGATCGTTCATCCCGACGACCACCCCGCGGCGCAGCACGCCTGGCACGAAGCCATTGCAACGGGCGCGCCCTTCGATAACGTCTTGCGCATCCGGCGCAGCGATGGGGTGTACCGCTGGATGCATATCGGCGCGGAACCGCTGCGCGATAACGCCGGTAACATTTTGCGTTGGTACGGCGTAAACACCGATATCGAAGAACTCAAGCAGGCGAAGCAGGCGCTCGAGCGCAGCGAAGCATTCCTGTCCGACGCGCAGCGCCTGAGCCGCACCGGCAGCATTGCGACGAAACTGCCCGACGGCGATATGTGGTGGTCCGATGAAACGTACCGGATCTTCGACTATTCGCAGGACGTCACGCCCACTATCGATCTGATCCTCGCGCGTACGCATCCCGACGACATCGCGCTCGTCAGGCAGGCGTATGAACGCAGCGTCGCGGGGGAGCCGGTTATCGACGTCGAACATCGCCTTGCAATGCCGGATGGCAGTGTCAAATACGTGCACTATGTTGCGCGTCTGGTGGCGCCGCAGTCGGCGGATACCGAGTACGTTGGTGCGTTGATGGACGTGACGGAGAGACAGGTCGCGCAGGAAGCGCTCGACCGCTCGGCGGCGGAACTCGCGCACGTGACGCGCGTGACGATGCTCGGCGAACTGGCCGCGTCGATCGCGCACGAAGTCACGCAGCCGCTTGCCGCCATCGTCACCTGCGGCGACGCCGCGCTGCGCTGGCAGAATCGGCCGCAACCGGATCTGACGGAAGTCGGGCAGTCGATTAACCAGATGATTCGCGATGCCAAGCGCGCCAGCGACGTGATTCGCCAGATACGGTCGATGGCGCAAAAGCGCGATCCGAGTCAGGCTATACTCGATCTGAACGCTGTAGTGAAAGAATCGATCGAACTGGTGCGACGCGAACTGGATGGGCACCGTGTCGAAGTGGATGCCGATTACGCGTGTCCGTCGCCGCAGGTGTGTGCCGACCGGGTGCAGTTGCAGCAGGTCGTCATCAACCTCGTGATGAACGGCATGCAGGCGATGTCGGGCATCACGGGACGGCCGCGGAAATTGCGGATCCGCACGCACCGCTTCGATGCGCGGCACGCCCAGGTGATCATAGAAGACTCCGGCACGGGCATCAGCGAAGAGAACGCCGGGCGGCTTTTCAACGCATTCTTTACGACGAAGGCGGAAGGCATGGGAATGGGACTGTCGATCTGCCGCTCGATTGTCGAGGCGCACGGTGGCCGGATCTGGGCGGAATCGCAAGAGGGAAGGGGTGCAGTGCTGCAGTTCATTCTGCCGCTCGATGAGGGAACCTGCCATGAGCAGTGA